The genomic window GTAGAAGGTATCATCATAGTAATACTGCTTAAGCACATCGCCGGTGTAAGGGTTAACATTCGCGTATTTGCCATTCGCCAAACCTACCTGCCAAATATCATCAGGTTCAACCTGTAAATTCAGTAGCGTTATGCGCGATTGAGCTTGAGCTTGCGCGCGCTCGACAACAGCATCAATAGAATAACTGCCGCTTTCGATCTCATGAGCCAATACGGGAGTTTCGACTTCACTTACGTCGACAGGCGTATCCACGGTCCACGCATTTGGCCACATTATTTTTTGAATGTCTGTAGCGTATACCAATAACAACCCGCTTACACACATGCTAAGAATAAAAATGCCCGCCACGAGTGTAAGTGCTAAATGCACACGCCTTAACCAGAGATAAAACATAAATACTGTATCTTTTATTAACGTCTAAACGCAAAAAGGCTTTGGTGGATGTAGTTAACTACTCCACCAAAGCCTGTAACACTTGCATACTTAATAACTTAGAACGAATAGGTTACGCCAGCGTTAACAGTGGTACCCAAGCCTTTGGTGTTGTAACCGTTGTAGGTGTATACCTGCGAACGCGCTGGGTAGTAATCTTGGTTAAACAAGTTTTCTACACCGAGTTGCGCCAACCAATTACCAAAACTGTAAGTCGCACTTAGGTTAACAATGCTATAACTTTCAATTGGGCCTTGATCGCCTACATAGTTGCCATCTACAGCTTCAAAACGGTCGCGGTCACCCACTCTTAAAACGGTTGCATGTAACTGACCGTTACTATTAAACGCCCAATCAACATATGCCGTAAATTTAGGTGCACTAATTTGACGACCACCTAAGTACACATCGTTTTCGGTGTCTTTACCTTCCACCCAAGTGTAAGTTGCACCTGCAGTTAGGTCTTCATTCACTTGATACTCAAACTGGCCTTCGTAGCCCCAGATTTTTTGCGGCGCACGCACAGGCATATATACACCTGTTTCTGCGTTGTATTCGCTGCCCGTACCCAGCTCCGACGTGCTGCGGTAAGCGGCAACTTCTATGCTTAGGTTATCGAAATCGCTAGCAAAACCAACTTCGTAGTGATCAATAAGCGACGCATCGGTGCGAATAAGTGCAATATCTTCTACTGTAGCCGTACGCAATAGACGGCCAATATCAGATACATCTGCCCCCTGGGAATAGTTCACAAATGGACTAATGCCAGAGAAACCGTTGTAACGTAAACCCAAGTTATAGGTGGTTGCGTTGTAATTAATTTCGCCGCCGGTCACATCAAGCGGTACCGAACACGTCTCGGCAGTGCGACATAATTTTAAAGTGCTGTAGTCATCTACGCTAATATCAATATCTTCACTGCGCACACCGGTTTTAATCACAACATCTTCGGCAACAACCCACTTACTTTGTAAATAAAGTGCCTTGCTGCGCATATCCATTTCTGGCACCCATACACGGCCATCAACAAGTGGTTGCGATGTGGTGTCGTTAAGGGCGTCTAAACCGTATATAAACGTTGCGTCTACACCATCCCAGTTAACCGCGGTGTTGAATGAAAAACGCGCGCCAGATTTAACCGATTTAATCATCGACTGACCGCCGGTATAACCTTCATCGGGGTTCGCCAATGCTGAAGAAAAGAAAAACACATTTTCAA from Saccharophagus degradans 2-40 includes these protein-coding regions:
- a CDS encoding TonB-dependent receptor, whose protein sequence is MKKSVLASTVAALAVYGISGSAVAGQLEEMIVTGSRVAESQSEVPASVAVVGRAEIEQQMRVSPELQNMLAIKVPGMAPATGTSSNSAQTLRGRNALVMIDGVPQSTPLRNGSLGIRTLDGSVIERIEVVKGASSVYGNGAAGGMINYITRKPDESRTVGGEASVLTRFSAVDLADSFGQRLNGTVDGSVDKFSYVFSATYDKTGLERDAEGDIIGLIYGLSETTTQNYFTKLGYQLDDDQALQVTYNYYESQQDADLVDVSGSVNSGTKTYAIKDTSGEPKPGVPQGPRGNHNVMAKYTHDALFANTQFVADVYQQKIENVFFFSSALANPDEGYTGGQSMIKSVKSGARFSFNTAVNWDGVDATFIYGLDALNDTTSQPLVDGRVWVPEMDMRSKALYLQSKWVVAEDVVIKTGVRSEDIDISVDDYSTLKLCRTAETCSVPLDVTGGEINYNATTYNLGLRYNGFSGISPFVNYSQGADVSDIGRLLRTATVEDIALIRTDASLIDHYEVGFASDFDNLSIEVAAYRSTSELGTGSEYNAETGVYMPVRAPQKIWGYEGQFEYQVNEDLTAGATYTWVEGKDTENDVYLGGRQISAPKFTAYVDWAFNSNGQLHATVLRVGDRDRFEAVDGNYVGDQGPIESYSIVNLSATYSFGNWLAQLGVENLFNQDYYPARSQVYTYNGYNTKGLGTTVNAGVTYSF